The genomic DNA ACAGTTTAACTATATAGATTAGCTAATCACAGTTATTTAAACAAACTGGAAAATTCAACCACTTAAGTTGTGCACAAGCACGAGTTAATCCAGCACCACTGAATTCTTCAGGCACCAATGTTTTAAGAATCAGCTCACATCCAAGTAATTCCACACAGTTTTAGGGACAATGCCATTTACAAATGAGAGGAGGTCAAGTGACAGAACATGTAAGTGCCAGGTTTATGTTAAACACTTTGCATGAACTAAACTCAGAAAGCATCACTGTTTCCAGTCATCACTTCATAGGTGCAAGAcctgaggatcagagaagcaaagtaactAGACAAATGTCACTGCTACCTAACACCATAACCAGGATTTGCATCAAAAGCAACACCCTTAACCAAACATTTTCCTAGAATGCTAGTAAGAAAATGTAAACCAACTGGACCCAACTGATATGTTCACCGTAGCACCTGCAGGGTCACCAGTGGGCACTGCATGAAAACAGAATTTTACAATATTTGATAAAGAGGACGCTGGTTGGCTGCCATGCCAAAGGCCAAAGAACCTCTAGCCCAGAGTCACACTGCTGGCAACCAGTGAGAGGCAGCTTTGTCAAAACACCATGTCATATTAAATGTAATGCTAATGAGAACCCTGCTGGGTTTCTTGCTTATCTCTAATTCATAGACTCATTTTTAcctactttatttttcattttttgagacagggtctcaatatgttgCCTTGGGTAGTCTGGAACTCTCAAGAGATTGCCTGTCTCTAcctttcaagtactgggattaaaagcatgagccactatGTCTGGCCATTTTGACTTTATAATCATACTCAAGTTACAAgccacagtatttttttttatcttgttcaATGTTCATATTGTAATATAAAATCAATAGTGTAAATTACCTGATCCTGGAGACTCATAATAACTGTTGTTTTCTTGAAGACAATCTATACATTATTCAAATCTGAGTATAACAGACTGAATATTTACCATTGATGAAATTACAGTAGGTAACTAAGACTTAAAGACTCaagtggggctgaagagatgggtcaGCGAttgagagctctggctgctcttgcagaggacctgggtttggttctcagcaacaacatggtggttcacaaccatccctaactccagttccaggggatttgacatctttttctgacctccttggATACCAGGCATACacctggtacacatacataactTGCAGGCAAATAttctaaaaacattaaaaaaaaagcacaaatataGGAATGATATTCTTGCAATTCAGCTAATTTCACATCTAAACCAAAGTAAATTTCCCCcttaaattaataattataattttaagagATCCTAAGTTGGTATAAATATTGTAAGTACCTTTATAACATAATGTATGCTAGCTATTAGATGCAGAACTTGATACCCAAAATGCTGACTTGGGAAGCCCACACTGTAGCCCTAACTGTTGAGACTAGAAGTCTGCAGTTGTTGCAGGACATACATCTAGTAGCTTATGATACCACATGCTCTGCAGAGTGCCTTCTGACCCAAGACACAGCCACTCCTTCCTGGACACTATCCAtggagctcacacacacacacacacacacacacacacacacacacacacacacaccccttaggGAAAATATAATCTTGTTAACCCCTAGTTACTTTGTATTGGCTAAAGTAATGGGAAAGGGTGGGAAATGCTATATTGCATATTATTTCTTAAGAACCCACTTAGTCCAAAGGAAGTCCTCATTTATAGGAAAATTTCAGTAGCACATACAACACAGTCCCCTTCTTTTTAGAGCGTCACTACAACATACGTAGTAGTCTACGCAAAAAGCCTTCAGTAATCTACCCTTTAAAAgagagatggggctggagagatcgctcagcaattgagagcagggcagaggacttcagtttggtttccagcacccacactatgtggctcacaactgcacaGAACTTCaactccagggggatctgatgtgcctgcacacacgtgtgcatacacatacacataattaaaaagcataaaattaaaattttaagagtCACTAAGCCTCATATTTCTAAGATCAGTGCAGTAAGGGAGGTCTGCacgtacattttaaattttttcctctaATTCCAATTAGTCCCCCAACTTTATAGCATGGTTTTTCTGCCTCTCCACTCTAGATCACACTCCAAGGAAAGCTGGGTGAGCAAGCCAGTTCCTGGAGGCTCACAGCTGGGAAAGTAGGGGTGAATCACACCTGGAGCACTTTGCACCTTGCCCCCTTGAGGCCCATTTCAGGAAAGGTATTCCAATCTGCATGTGAAAAGCCAGAAGCAGCTGATGGCTTCTAAAGGACCCACTGAAGCAAGGCCTGAAAGACCCTACCTTGCCTCCtgaattttccctttccttcccacacCTGCCAGAGTCTGCAGGAGCCAGAGGGAATGCCCGGGCTTTTCTCCAGGAGGCACCCGCCTACCCCGGGGCGGGGCCGGGCTCCTAGCGGCGGAGCCACAGCCCAAACAGTTTCCTGCgcgaaggaggaagagggaaggaagacgCTGAGGCTTACACACACCCAGCCCAACTGCGGGCTTCTCCACCGCACAGGAGACGACCCAGCCGCCGGCCGCCACCCACCGCATCCACTGCGACCCCTCCTTAAACCAGGGCAATCCGCACTCCCTGGTCCCCAAAGATGGAGATCCCAGCGACCCACTATGCAGCCTCCAGGGCTGCCTCGGTGGCAGAGAACTGCATCAACTATCAGCAGGGGACCCCCCACAAGGTGTTCCAAGTGCAGACGGTCCAGCAGGCCAGCAAGGAGGTGAGTCTCGGGACCGGGCTGGGATCTGGGATCCACTCATTTTCAACCCTTCAACCGCCGCAGCCCGCGGCTCTGCCTCCGAAACTAGCATTCCTCCCTAGCATTCCTCCAGGTCCCTGGTAGGGGACTCAGCCCAGAACCATTTGCTTTCACCGTCCCGCAGAGAACCCACGCAGACACAGATTTTGTGCATATTAGTTCAAGGAATTGGGAGATGCACAAGGTGGGGGCATCTTTCCCTTTCCCGTGGTGAGACTGGGTCTAGAGGGAAGGCATTCTCAATACCATGGAAGCTGTTACTGTTTTTCATCTGCTGACTGGCTGACTTGGCCAACAGAAGCTCACGGCCTCCAAACAACTCCCTAAACTTTAAAGGCAACTCTTTGGACCTTTACCCAAAAGGACGAGAAACCATGGGAAACTAGCCCCTTGTAAGAGGACAAAAGCACTGTGTGCTGCTGCCAGGCACTGGCCACCACATCCTGCCTGAGATACGCGTTTCCCGGGCTGAAGCTGGGCCAATGTTTAAGGCCTCACCTACtgagtgccccccccccacacacacacacccataatctGACACAACTGCTCAAAAATCTTTTTGGCTTATAGaaaaaaggtttttaattttgaagCTTACTAGATACGATAATTAGGTATAAACTTCAAACTTATCTCCTCATTGAAAAGTGGAATAACTATATCTATCAATTCATAAGATTTGTTTAAGTATGGTTTGGCAGATCAAGAGACACAAGCACAAACAGCATATACACATACTGTCTCGATCACTTGTCAGTAATCTGCCTCTAATAATTGAGTCACTGGATGCTCTGGTACCCTGGGCTTTAAGATAAGCTTTTCCAAAGGTGTATCCTATTGTCTTTGAATCTGTATATTTTGTATGCTTCTATCCATCTTCTactctaattaaaataaattcaatagAGACTGCCAAACTAGATGCTAAATAATTGGCGGCAGGGCCTTCTGAAGAAGTaaggcttgggggaggggtgatgagGTACAGCAATATACAGAGAATGAAACCCATCATGTGATGTGTAAAAAGATGCAAAGCTTACATGTATTTCCTCACACCAGCCATGTAATAATAAGAATGCCCTAAGTAAAAAGATTTGACTTATTACAgtatcttcttttctccactaCATTTTTCCTAATTTTAGGATATTCCGGGAAGAGGACACAAGTATCACCTTAAATTTTCTGTGGAAGAAATTATCCAAAAAGTAAGTTAAATGCCCTGTCTAGTGAATAAATTTTGATTCAGCATATTCTAATCACTTTTGCTGAAGGGTTTGATCTTGGGCTTTTCCTATTGCTGCTGACAAGTCTCTGAGTATAAATGGCAGCCCTCTGCAGGCAAAGCCACGTGAGCCAGTGTGTATTGCCTCAGTTCTTTCTATTGAATTATTTAGAGACGGTTAGTTATTTCAGTTCAAATAAATTACccttaaaaaaatcacacattctGAGCAGCTTGAACTTACACCTTGCATGATTGAATGTAGTAATTTACTCTCCAGTCATGATTGCTTTTTTATGCctgctttttttactttttttttttttattatgccTGCCCTTTAATTGGGTATTCAAATTAAGTACCTTTAGAAATTCAGGAGCAATAGAATGACCAACTGTGATTCCAATAATCTCTCAGTAATGAGGCAGGAAAGTTTGAAAAGATTTTATGCCTGTCAAAATGTTAAtggaataaatttaaaaggaagagCTACAGTTTGTGCCACAGCCATCTTGAAACTGTGGAAAAGTTCACCCTCTCCCTGAGTATAACTCAAGATACTTGCAAGAAGAAATGCTCTAAAAGGCATTTGAGCTGCTAGACCTATCCCTTACTTTTATAGTAGGGAGACACTGTTGTGTCTGCATTTGGAAAAGAGTGGTTTCAGAAGTAGAGAGAAAGAGTAAGGAGCAAACTTAGAAGGGACCAGTCCTGTGTTGGTGTGTAGTCAAACTAAAAGTTGACATGGCAAACCAACACCCACTAACAGTGAAGTATAAGCAGTCCTTAGGGTTAGTATTCCTAACATCCTCAGAACTAGTCATTTACGATCATGAATGGCCATCTGTAAGATTGATCTTCTGTAAAAATGTTTCTAACAGCAAGTTACAGTGAACTGCACAGCCGAAGTTCTTTACCCTCAAATGGGACAAGGGACTGCACCAGAGGTCAACTTCACATTTGAAGGAGAAATTGGCAAGAACCCAGATGAAGAAGATAACACATTTTATCAAAGACTTATGTCTATGAAGGAACCACTACAAGCACAAAACATTCCAGGTACACACATAAAGC from Cricetulus griseus strain 17A/GY chromosome 1 unlocalized genomic scaffold, alternate assembly CriGri-PICRH-1.0 chr1_0, whole genome shotgun sequence includes the following:
- the Lxn gene encoding latexin; protein product: MEIPATHYAASRAASVAENCINYQQGTPHKVFQVQTVQQASKEDIPGRGHKYHLKFSVEEIIQKQVTVNCTAEVLYPQMGQGTAPEVNFTFEGEIGKNPDEEDNTFYQRLMSMKEPLQAQNIPDSHGNVSPQMKPVRHLAWVACSYIMWQNSTEDTWYKMAQIQTVKQVPRNDDFIELDYTILLHDIASQEIIPWQMQVLWHPQYGTKVKHNSRLPKEAGAE